The following proteins are co-located in the Desulfoscipio sp. XC116 genome:
- a CDS encoding Fic family protein, whose protein sequence is MTLYDKIDRYKISLDEQRPFEGHLLNEIKGYYRIGLTWSSNALEGNTLTISETKVILEDGLTVGGKPLKDTFEALGHAQAYDFMFTLLGSRRITEADALTMHRMFYTGIDAKEAGHYRDRPVFITASKHKVCDVKLIGQKMAKLFQWVAEERDKYHPVKFAAQLHKRFVFIHPFIDGNGRISRLLMNTALIQDGYMLAVIPPVLRQEYNSLLERAHKDDRPFTDFIAEQVYETQKEIMRLLHIPFPKLS, encoded by the coding sequence ATGACTTTATATGATAAAATCGACCGCTACAAGATATCGCTTGATGAGCAACGTCCTTTTGAAGGCCACCTGCTCAATGAAATAAAGGGCTATTACCGTATTGGTCTCACCTGGTCGAGCAATGCCCTGGAAGGGAATACCCTCACCATTAGCGAGACAAAGGTGATACTGGAGGATGGGCTGACTGTTGGCGGTAAACCGCTTAAAGACACATTTGAGGCACTGGGGCATGCGCAAGCGTATGACTTTATGTTCACGCTGCTGGGCAGCCGTCGTATCACCGAGGCTGACGCTCTAACAATGCACCGAATGTTTTATACAGGAATAGATGCCAAAGAAGCCGGCCACTATCGTGATCGTCCTGTCTTCATAACCGCTTCCAAGCATAAAGTGTGCGACGTGAAGCTGATCGGGCAGAAGATGGCGAAACTATTTCAATGGGTCGCCGAGGAGCGGGACAAATATCACCCAGTTAAGTTCGCAGCTCAGTTACACAAGCGATTCGTATTTATTCATCCTTTTATCGACGGCAACGGTCGAATTTCCAGGCTGCTGATGAACACGGCTCTTATTCAGGACGGTTACATGCTGGCTGTGATCCCGCCGGTTTTGCGTCAGGAGTATAACAGCCTGCTGGAGCGAGCCCATAAAGATGACCGACCGTTTACGGATTTTATTGCCGAGCAGGTGTACGAGACGCAGAAAGAGATCATGCGGCTGCTGCACATTCCATTTCCAAAACTATCATAA
- the purF gene encoding amidophosphoribosyltransferase, translating into MVRPGLPNGMILSDKPREECGVFGIFAPGRDVARLTYYGLYALQHRGQESAGIATADGEKVQLYKGMGLVPEVFSGDQLNQLKGYAAIGHVRYSTTGASHAVNAQPLLFRYDGGMLALAHNGNLTNVTELRSQLMASGAIFQSSTDSEVIVNIIARSSRGDLKDALTKCMIDIKGAYSLVIITENKLVAMRDPNGFRPLCLGALDNGYVVASESAALGTVGAGLLRDVQPGEIVVIDENGLESFQVLQPRRRSHCIFEYIYFARPDSFIDGFNVNQVRREMGRVLAAEYPIDADMVIPVPDSGTAAARGFAEGSGIPFEEGLMKNRYIGRTFIQPTQDMRDLAVRIKLNPVREVLAGKRVVMVDDSIVRGTTSRKIVAMLRDCGVREVHMCLSSPPITRSCYYGIDTSDERELIAAQMSTEDIRRQIGADGLHYLSLEGLLNIFGASRDTFCTACFNGNYPVEVIKPQEAGKYSLE; encoded by the coding sequence ATGGTTCGGCCCGGATTGCCAAACGGTATGATTTTATCTGATAAGCCCAGGGAGGAATGCGGGGTTTTCGGTATTTTCGCCCCCGGGCGTGATGTGGCCAGATTGACCTATTACGGCCTTTACGCCCTGCAGCACCGCGGTCAGGAAAGTGCGGGTATCGCTACTGCCGACGGGGAAAAAGTGCAGCTGTATAAAGGCATGGGGCTGGTGCCGGAAGTGTTTTCCGGGGATCAGTTGAACCAGCTGAAGGGCTATGCAGCCATCGGCCATGTGCGTTACTCCACCACCGGGGCCAGCCACGCGGTAAACGCCCAGCCGCTTTTGTTTCGCTATGACGGGGGCATGCTTGCACTGGCGCATAACGGTAATTTAACTAATGTAACTGAATTGCGCTCTCAGTTAATGGCCAGCGGAGCGATTTTTCAATCCTCAACCGACAGTGAGGTTATCGTTAATATCATTGCCCGCTCCAGCCGGGGCGATTTAAAGGATGCCCTGACTAAATGTATGATTGACATTAAAGGCGCTTATTCACTGGTGATCATTACGGAGAATAAACTTGTGGCCATGCGTGATCCCAACGGGTTCCGGCCCCTGTGCCTCGGCGCTCTGGATAATGGTTATGTGGTGGCCTCCGAATCCGCTGCTCTGGGCACTGTGGGTGCCGGCCTGCTCCGGGATGTGCAGCCGGGAGAAATTGTGGTTATCGACGAAAACGGTCTGGAATCGTTTCAGGTGCTTCAGCCGCGCCGGCGATCCCATTGCATTTTTGAATATATTTATTTTGCCCGTCCGGACAGCTTTATTGACGGCTTCAACGTTAACCAGGTGCGCCGGGAAATGGGACGGGTGCTGGCTGCGGAATACCCGATAGATGCCGATATGGTTATACCGGTGCCCGACTCGGGCACCGCTGCGGCCCGGGGCTTTGCCGAAGGGTCGGGCATCCCCTTTGAAGAGGGTTTAATGAAGAACCGCTATATCGGGCGGACTTTTATTCAGCCTACGCAGGATATGCGGGATTTAGCGGTGCGCATCAAGCTCAATCCGGTGCGGGAGGTGCTGGCCGGCAAACGGGTGGTGATGGTGGACGACTCTATTGTGCGGGGCACTACCAGCCGCAAAATTGTGGCCATGCTGCGGGATTGTGGGGTGCGGGAGGTGCACATGTGTCTCAGTTCACCTCCCATCACCCGGTCATGTTATTACGGCATTGACACCTCCGACGAACGGGAGTTGATTGCCGCTCAGATGTCCACCGAAGATATTCGCCGTCAAATCGGTGCCGACGGTTTGCATTATCTTTCCCTGGAGGGGTTGCTGAATATATTCGGAGCTTCCCGGGATACATTTTGTACCGCCTGTTTTAACGGTAATTACCCGGTGGAAGTTATCAAGCCCCAGGAAGCCGGAAAATACAGCCTGGAGTGA
- the purN gene encoding phosphoribosylglycinamide formyltransferase: protein MDIKNLGVLASGRGSNLQSIMDACAAGRIPARVTVVISDNADAYALERARYAGIDAVALNTDDYIDKAEYEKHITKILQEHNVDLVCLAGYMRMVGPGLLEAYAGRIMNIHPALLPAFPGLHGQEQAWHYGVKYSGCTVHFVDDGMDTGPIILQAVVLVSDNDTADTLAARILEQEHRIYPEAINLYCTNKLVVEGRKVRILA from the coding sequence ATGGATATAAAAAATTTAGGTGTACTTGCTTCAGGGCGGGGTTCCAATCTGCAGTCCATTATGGATGCGTGCGCTGCGGGGCGGATACCGGCCCGCGTAACGGTGGTCATCAGTGATAACGCCGATGCCTACGCACTGGAAAGGGCCCGGTATGCCGGCATTGACGCCGTGGCGCTAAACACAGATGATTACATTGATAAGGCGGAGTACGAGAAACATATTACAAAGATTTTACAGGAGCACAATGTCGATCTGGTATGCCTGGCCGGTTACATGCGGATGGTGGGACCCGGACTGCTGGAGGCGTATGCCGGGCGGATCATGAATATTCATCCCGCTCTCCTACCTGCCTTTCCCGGGCTGCACGGGCAGGAGCAGGCCTGGCACTACGGAGTTAAATACAGCGGCTGTACGGTGCACTTTGTGGATGACGGCATGGATACCGGACCCATTATATTGCAGGCAGTGGTGCTTGTCAGCGATAATGATACGGCCGATACTCTGGCAGCGCGTATTTTAGAACAGGAACATCGGATATATCCTGAGGCAATTAATCTATACTGCACGAACAAGCTGGTGGTGGAGGGAAGAAAAGTACGCATACTGGCTTAA
- the purE gene encoding 5-(carboxyamino)imidazole ribonucleotide mutase, with protein MNKPLVGIVMGSDSDLPVMRGAADILDEFGIPWEILISSAHRAPEKTADYARQAADQGVAVIIAGAGGAAHLAGVIAGHTSLPVIGVPIASGALNGVDALYATVQMPPGIPVATVAINGAQNAGILAAQIIGSGCPEVRDKITAYKRKMARQVEEKSTCLQELGIEGYLNAKGGNKA; from the coding sequence ATGAATAAACCATTGGTAGGTATCGTAATGGGCAGTGACTCTGATTTGCCGGTAATGCGCGGCGCGGCGGATATACTGGATGAATTTGGTATCCCTTGGGAGATATTAATATCGTCTGCGCACAGGGCACCGGAAAAAACTGCCGATTACGCCCGCCAGGCTGCCGATCAGGGCGTGGCAGTGATTATTGCGGGTGCCGGCGGTGCGGCTCATCTGGCCGGCGTTATCGCCGGGCATACCTCGCTGCCCGTTATCGGTGTGCCTATTGCATCAGGCGCACTAAATGGCGTGGACGCTCTGTATGCTACCGTACAAATGCCTCCCGGCATACCGGTAGCTACGGTGGCCATAAACGGGGCCCAAAACGCAGGTATTCTGGCGGCTCAGATAATTGGTTCGGGCTGCCCGGAAGTGCGGGACAAAATAACTGCTTATAAAAGAAAAATGGCCCGACAGGTGGAAGAGAAATCGACTTGTCTGCAGGAACTGGGCATAGAAGGATATCTGAATGCAAAGGGAGGAAATAAAGCTTGA
- the purB gene encoding adenylosuccinate lyase, with translation MIDRYTLPEMKAIWSQENKYRKWLEVEICACEALSEMGVVPVEALREIKEKANFTVARIDEIEEVTNHDVIAFLTCVAEYVGDASKYMHLGMTSSDMLDTALALQIKEAGELILKRLQELRNVLLEKAKEHRCTIMIGRTHGIHAEPTTFGLKMLLWVAETERNIKRMESAVTTVSAGKISGAVGTYANIDPAVEQHVCTRLGLKPARVSTQILQRDRHAEFLTTLAVIGSSLDKFATEIRNLQRTDILEAEEHFKKGQKGSSAMPHKRNPITVERISGQARLLRGNALVAMENVALWHERDISHSSVERVIIPDSTTTLDYMLYKFINIMENLLVYPENMKKNLEKTHGLIFSQRVLLTLVEKHGLTREKAYELVQRNAMRCWQTGEDFRQLLLDDAEAAAILSKEEIDEIFDYSYHLKHVDEVYRRFGL, from the coding sequence TTGATCGATCGTTATACTTTACCGGAAATGAAAGCTATCTGGTCCCAGGAAAATAAGTACCGCAAGTGGCTGGAGGTGGAGATTTGCGCCTGTGAGGCGCTGTCCGAAATGGGCGTGGTACCGGTTGAGGCACTGCGGGAAATCAAAGAGAAAGCTAATTTTACCGTGGCACGCATTGACGAAATTGAAGAAGTCACCAATCACGATGTTATTGCTTTTCTTACCTGCGTCGCTGAATACGTGGGGGATGCCTCCAAGTATATGCACCTGGGCATGACCTCTTCGGACATGCTGGATACAGCGCTGGCATTGCAGATTAAAGAAGCCGGAGAACTAATCCTTAAACGCTTGCAAGAGTTGCGGAATGTTTTATTGGAGAAGGCCAAAGAACACCGCTGCACCATTATGATCGGGCGCACTCACGGCATCCATGCCGAACCCACCACCTTTGGGTTGAAAATGCTGCTGTGGGTAGCGGAAACCGAACGCAACATCAAGCGCATGGAAAGTGCCGTTACCACTGTCAGTGCGGGCAAGATATCCGGGGCCGTCGGCACTTATGCCAATATCGATCCCGCGGTGGAACAGCACGTCTGTACCCGGCTGGGCTTAAAGCCGGCCCGGGTGTCCACCCAGATATTGCAGAGGGATCGGCATGCTGAATTTCTGACCACCCTGGCGGTTATCGGCAGCTCTCTGGATAAGTTTGCCACCGAGATCAGAAATCTACAGCGTACCGATATTTTAGAGGCCGAAGAACATTTCAAAAAGGGCCAAAAGGGATCATCGGCCATGCCCCATAAACGCAATCCCATCACGGTGGAACGCATAAGCGGTCAGGCCCGCTTACTGCGCGGTAACGCCCTGGTGGCTATGGAAAACGTGGCCCTGTGGCATGAGCGGGATATTTCCCACTCATCGGTGGAAAGGGTGATTATTCCTGACAGCACTACCACCCTTGATTATATGCTGTATAAATTTATTAATATCATGGAGAATTTACTGGTTTACCCTGAGAATATGAAAAAGAACCTCGAAAAAACCCACGGGTTGATTTTTTCACAACGGGTGCTGCTGACTCTGGTGGAAAAACACGGCCTCACCCGGGAGAAAGCTTATGAATTGGTGCAGCGCAACGCCATGCGGTGCTGGCAAACAGGAGAGGACTTTCGTCAGCTGTTGCTGGACGACGCGGAAGCAGCCGCCATTTTGTCCAAGGAAGAAATCGATGAAATATTTGATTATAGCTATCACTTAAAGCATGTGGATGAAGTTTATAGGCGGTTTGGCCTGTAA
- a CDS encoding helix-turn-helix transcriptional regulator: protein MSVSEQLKILCVKLGISVSELGRISGKSPQAFSQKMKRESFTVDELKQIAEAAGCRYEGAFIMPSGEKVTY, encoded by the coding sequence ATGTCTGTATCTGAACAGCTTAAAATACTGTGTGTCAAGCTCGGAATAAGTGTTTCCGAACTCGGACGAATATCGGGGAAAAGCCCGCAAGCTTTCAGCCAGAAAATGAAACGGGAGAGTTTTACGGTCGACGAATTGAAGCAAATTGCCGAGGCCGCCGGTTGTCGATATGAGGGCGCCTTTATTATGCCTTCCGGCGAAAAGGTCACGTACTAA
- a CDS encoding virulence RhuM family protein, translating to MEVELDEQEESNVTNRKNGKKKNEITIHSSAAEYLTFVAASGEGGVEIRYEDENIWLTQKLMAELYDVNVRTINEHIKKVFSDKELAEETVIRKFRITASDGKTYNTNHYNLQMIIAVGFKINNERAVRFRKWASQIVKDYTIQGWTMDVDRLKKGHMFTDEYFDRQLQYIREIRLSERKFYQKVTDIYATAFDYDKDAKTTHNFFKLVQNKMHWAVHRHTAAELIVKRADAEKEHMGLTTWEAAPHGKIVKADVSVAKNYLNEKEMDYLERIVSIYLDYAELQAERQIPMSMEDWAKRLDGFLEFNGNEILIGAGKISHEKAKLHAETEFEKYRIVQDRLFESDFDRFMELEERSK from the coding sequence ATGGAAGTTGAGCTCGATGAACAGGAGGAATCTAACGTGACAAATAGGAAAAACGGTAAAAAGAAAAATGAAATTACCATTCATAGCAGTGCCGCCGAGTATTTAACCTTCGTTGCCGCAAGCGGCGAGGGTGGTGTTGAAATTCGTTATGAGGATGAGAATATCTGGTTAACGCAAAAATTAATGGCGGAGTTGTATGATGTTAATGTTCGCACCATCAATGAACATATAAAGAAGGTCTTTTCGGACAAAGAATTGGCCGAGGAAACAGTTATCCGGAAATTCCGGATAACTGCGTCTGACGGTAAGACCTATAATACCAACCATTATAATCTTCAAATGATCATTGCAGTAGGGTTCAAGATTAATAATGAGCGCGCAGTCCGTTTTCGGAAATGGGCAAGTCAAATCGTTAAAGATTACACAATTCAAGGTTGGACAATGGACGTTGACCGTCTAAAAAAAGGCCATATGTTCACAGATGAATATTTTGACCGCCAACTGCAATATATTCGGGAAATTCGTTTGTCGGAACGTAAATTTTATCAGAAAGTAACCGACATTTATGCCACCGCTTTTGACTACGATAAGGATGCCAAAACTACGCATAATTTCTTTAAGTTGGTTCAAAATAAAATGCACTGGGCGGTTCACAGACATACGGCAGCCGAGTTGATAGTTAAGCGGGCCGACGCAGAAAAAGAGCATATGGGACTGACTACATGGGAGGCCGCGCCTCACGGAAAAATCGTCAAAGCTGATGTTTCTGTTGCAAAGAATTATCTGAACGAAAAAGAGATGGACTATCTTGAACGTATTGTATCCATCTACCTGGACTATGCGGAGTTGCAAGCTGAGCGCCAGATACCTATGTCTATGGAGGACTGGGCAAAAAGGCTTGACGGCTTTTTGGAGTTCAATGGCAACGAAATTCTGATAGGTGCTGGAAAAATATCCCATGAGAAGGCGAAGCTTCACGCTGAAACTGAGTTTGAAAAGTACCGTATTGTGCAGGACAGGTTGTTTGAGAGTGATTTTGATAGGTTTATGGAGTTGGAAGAGAGGTCGAAATAA
- the purM gene encoding phosphoribosylformylglycinamidine cyclo-ligase, with amino-acid sequence MLEKKQKPIAITYADAGVDINAGNRAVAMMKKSVHSTLRPEVLTGIGGFGGLFALDTAKYREPVLVSGTDGVGTKLRVAFLKNQHNTIGIDAVAMCVNDILTLGAQPLFFLDYLAVGKLKPEQVADIVSGVAEGCRQAGCALIGGETAEMPDFYGAGEYDIAGFAVGVVDKNKIIDGAAIVPGDALVGLAASGLHSNGYSLARRVLLDKAGYQIDQLHPVLGRTVGEEMLCPTRIYVSTVLPLLDKYGIKGMAHITGGGLVENLPRILPQGTAVQINTGTWEIPAIFRVISREGPVETGEMYRVFNMGIGMVLVVPAAQAGNVVAELESHGEDARLIGRVVEGDREVRFI; translated from the coding sequence ATGTTGGAAAAAAAACAGAAACCTATAGCAATTACCTATGCGGATGCGGGTGTTGATATTAATGCCGGCAACCGGGCCGTGGCCATGATGAAAAAGTCCGTACACAGTACCCTGCGCCCTGAGGTGCTTACCGGCATCGGGGGATTCGGCGGGCTGTTCGCCCTGGATACCGCAAAATACCGTGAGCCTGTGCTGGTTTCGGGTACGGACGGGGTAGGCACCAAACTGCGGGTGGCTTTTTTAAAGAATCAACACAATACCATCGGCATTGACGCAGTGGCCATGTGTGTTAACGATATACTTACCCTTGGTGCCCAGCCGTTGTTTTTCCTGGACTATCTGGCCGTGGGCAAACTGAAGCCCGAGCAGGTGGCGGATATTGTGTCCGGGGTGGCCGAGGGCTGCCGCCAGGCCGGCTGCGCGCTTATCGGCGGTGAAACCGCTGAGATGCCCGATTTTTACGGGGCCGGAGAATATGATATTGCCGGCTTTGCGGTAGGGGTAGTGGATAAAAACAAAATCATTGACGGCGCCGCCATTGTACCGGGCGATGCACTGGTTGGTCTGGCAGCGTCAGGTTTACACAGCAACGGTTATTCACTGGCCCGCCGCGTATTGCTGGATAAGGCGGGATATCAAATAGATCAATTGCACCCGGTACTGGGCCGCACCGTGGGTGAGGAGATGCTTTGCCCGACCAGGATATATGTATCTACTGTATTGCCGCTGCTGGACAAGTATGGTATTAAAGGAATGGCTCATATTACCGGCGGCGGTTTGGTGGAAAACCTGCCCCGGATATTGCCGCAGGGCACAGCCGTGCAAATAAACACCGGCACTTGGGAGATACCGGCAATATTTAGAGTTATCTCCCGGGAAGGTCCCGTGGAAACCGGTGAAATGTACCGGGTTTTTAATATGGGTATCGGCATGGTGCTGGTGGTGCCTGCCGCGCAGGCCGGCAATGTTGTTGCTGAACTTGAATCACATGGTGAAGATGCCCGTCTGATTGGCCGGGTTGTCGAAGGCGATAGGGAAGTGCGGTTCATTTGA
- the purC gene encoding phosphoribosylaminoimidazolesuccinocarboxamide synthase encodes MKKLEQLYEGKAKKVYRTDNPDYYWVEYKDDATALNGLKKGTIANKGSLNNRISAYFFRMLAQNGIDSHFVEEKSDTEMAVKALQIILVEVVVRNIAAGSLAKRLGLEEGIPMRNTVVEYYYKSDELGDPLINDDHIRAINLATPEQMAKIKEISLKVNDVLRNHLAERDIELVDFKLEFGLHKGELLLGDEISPDTCRFWDKHTREKLDKDRFRRDLGNVEEAYQEVYRRLTK; translated from the coding sequence ATGAAAAAACTGGAACAGCTCTATGAAGGCAAGGCTAAAAAAGTATACCGCACTGATAACCCCGACTATTACTGGGTGGAGTACAAGGATGATGCTACCGCGTTAAACGGTTTAAAAAAAGGTACTATTGCCAATAAAGGCTCACTCAACAACCGTATTTCAGCTTACTTTTTCCGCATGCTGGCCCAAAACGGTATTGATTCGCATTTCGTAGAGGAAAAATCCGACACGGAAATGGCAGTTAAGGCACTGCAGATTATTTTGGTGGAGGTAGTTGTGCGCAATATTGCCGCCGGCAGTCTGGCTAAACGCCTGGGGCTGGAAGAAGGCATCCCAATGCGAAATACGGTGGTGGAATATTATTATAAAAGCGATGAGCTGGGCGATCCGCTGATTAATGATGACCATATTCGGGCCATTAACCTGGCCACCCCCGAGCAGATGGCCAAAATAAAGGAAATCTCTTTAAAGGTTAATGACGTGCTGCGGAATCATCTGGCCGAGCGGGATATTGAGCTGGTGGACTTTAAACTGGAATTCGGACTGCATAAAGGTGAACTGCTGCTGGGTGACGAAATATCACCTGATACATGCCGATTCTGGGATAAGCATACGCGGGAAAAACTGGACAAGGATCGTTTTCGCCGGGATCTGGGCAATGTGGAAGAAGCCTACCAGGAAGTGTATCGGCGGCTAACGAAGTAG
- the purH gene encoding bifunctional phosphoribosylaminoimidazolecarboxamide formyltransferase/IMP cyclohydrolase, which produces MTVQRALISVSDKSGLQEFARGLVQAGVEIVSTGGTAKALRGAGIPVTYITDVTGFPEILDGRVKTLHPSVHGGILAMRTEGHLKQLHEQNITPIDLVVVNLYPFRETVAKPGVTLEEAIENIDIGGPTMVRAAAKNYRYVLVVVSPQRYSAVLNAIQKGDINEQFRLALAKEAFAHTASYDTAISAYLTGLDQPTGTFPAVWEKKYELVQTLRYGENPHQQAAFYRDPSVTGACVANAVQLHGKELSYNNILDINAAFEAVKEYAAASAVIVKHNNPCGVSSAARLADAYVMAYEGDPVSAYGGIVAFNTPVDADTAREMNKIFLEAVIAPDYADDALAILKQKENLRILKAGPLTGPTTDRFDLRKVNGGLLVQDFDRGVADTEKTKVVTKRAPSQAEMDDLLFAMAVVKHVKSNAIVVVKDKKVLGVGAGQMNRVTSARIALGQAGDGARGAVLASDAFFPFSDTLEEAVAAGISAVIQPGGSVRDDASIAVADEHDIAMVFTGMRHFRH; this is translated from the coding sequence ATGACTGTGCAACGAGCGTTGATCAGCGTTTCCGATAAGTCCGGGCTGCAAGAATTTGCCCGGGGACTGGTGCAGGCGGGCGTGGAGATAGTTTCCACCGGTGGGACTGCGAAAGCACTGCGCGGAGCCGGTATACCCGTCACCTACATAACTGATGTCACCGGTTTTCCGGAAATATTGGACGGCCGGGTCAAAACCCTGCACCCCAGCGTGCACGGAGGTATTTTGGCCATGCGTACCGAGGGGCATTTAAAACAGCTGCATGAACAAAACATTACGCCCATCGACCTGGTGGTAGTTAATCTTTACCCCTTTAGAGAAACAGTAGCCAAACCCGGGGTAACCCTGGAAGAGGCCATTGAAAATATCGATATCGGCGGTCCCACAATGGTGCGTGCAGCGGCTAAGAACTACCGGTATGTGCTGGTGGTGGTCAGCCCGCAGCGGTACTCCGCAGTACTGAATGCTATTCAAAAAGGCGATATTAACGAGCAGTTTCGACTGGCCCTGGCCAAAGAAGCATTTGCCCACACCGCTTCGTACGACACTGCCATATCCGCTTACCTGACCGGTCTCGACCAGCCGACCGGGACATTCCCCGCTGTTTGGGAGAAAAAATATGAGTTGGTGCAAACACTTCGTTATGGCGAGAATCCCCACCAGCAGGCCGCGTTTTATCGCGACCCGTCAGTAACCGGGGCTTGCGTAGCCAATGCTGTACAGCTGCATGGCAAAGAGCTGTCCTATAACAATATACTGGATATCAATGCCGCTTTTGAGGCGGTAAAAGAATACGCTGCTGCTTCGGCTGTAATAGTTAAACATAACAACCCGTGCGGGGTATCCAGCGCGGCCAGGCTGGCGGATGCCTATGTTATGGCTTATGAAGGTGACCCGGTGTCGGCTTACGGCGGTATTGTGGCTTTCAATACTCCGGTGGATGCGGACACGGCCAGGGAGATGAATAAAATATTTCTGGAAGCGGTGATCGCGCCGGATTATGCTGATGATGCATTAGCCATATTAAAACAAAAAGAAAACCTGCGCATTTTAAAAGCCGGCCCGCTAACCGGTCCGACTACCGACCGTTTTGATTTGCGCAAAGTTAACGGAGGGTTGCTGGTTCAGGACTTTGACCGCGGTGTGGCGGATACGGAGAAAACAAAAGTAGTTACTAAGCGTGCTCCTTCCCAGGCCGAGATGGACGATTTGCTTTTCGCTATGGCCGTGGTAAAACACGTAAAATCCAACGCTATTGTGGTAGTTAAAGATAAAAAGGTATTGGGCGTGGGGGCCGGGCAAATGAACCGGGTGACTTCAGCCCGTATAGCCTTGGGACAGGCCGGTGACGGGGCCCGGGGTGCGGTGCTGGCCTCGGATGCCTTTTTCCCATTTTCGGACACCCTGGAAGAAGCAGTGGCGGCCGGTATAAGTGCTGTTATTCAGCCGGGCGGCTCGGTGCGTGATGATGCGTCCATTGCCGTGGCCGATGAGCATGATATAGCCATGGTGTTTACGGGTATGCGTCACTTCCGGCACTAG